A stretch of the Patescibacteria group bacterium genome encodes the following:
- the ftsW gene encoding putative lipid II flippase FtsW, producing the protein MNQVRGHRGDYVLAISALVLAAFGLILMYNINPALSQKLLGRVDSGYYFRNQLINIGVGLVALFVAMHFYYQRWRQVAIPLLIVAIIATLMLLIPSFNTAKNGATRWLDLGPFSFQPAELLKISMVIYLAAWFERRQEELKSFWDGVFPFMVMIGLASLAIMVLQRDMGTMMVLAFASLGMFYVAGITLRHLAFLLATGITIGWLAIVSFPHRMERFLTFLNPAKDADGAGYHISQALIAIGSGGIFGLGLGKSVQVYGYLPEASNDSIFAIIGEQFGLIGGLVIGAVFGLLIYRGLQIARYAPDTFSRLVATGITLLIFFQTLINIAAMLSLVPLTGIPLPFISYGGSSLVMMMVAVGILFNISKYTVYEGAANADRSSRRGDSRSYIAGLSGRRRPRPAR; encoded by the coding sequence ATGAACCAAGTGCGTGGCCATCGCGGTGACTACGTCTTAGCAATTTCGGCCCTGGTGTTGGCGGCTTTTGGGTTAATTTTGATGTACAACATTAACCCGGCATTAAGTCAGAAGCTGCTAGGGAGAGTTGATAGTGGCTACTACTTTCGTAACCAGCTGATTAATATTGGGGTGGGCCTGGTGGCGCTGTTTGTGGCCATGCACTTTTACTACCAGCGTTGGCGTCAGGTAGCTATTCCGTTGCTGATTGTGGCCATTATTGCAACCTTAATGCTGTTGATACCTAGTTTTAATACCGCTAAAAACGGCGCCACCAGATGGCTTGATCTTGGACCATTTTCGTTTCAGCCGGCGGAACTGCTCAAAATCTCGATGGTTATATACCTGGCGGCTTGGTTTGAGCGCCGCCAGGAGGAGCTCAAGAGCTTTTGGGATGGCGTTTTCCCGTTTATGGTCATGATTGGCTTGGCCAGCTTGGCGATTATGGTGCTGCAGCGTGACATGGGTACGATGATGGTGCTGGCCTTCGCCTCGCTCGGTATGTTTTACGTGGCGGGGATTACTTTACGTCACCTGGCTTTTTTGCTCGCAACCGGCATCACTATCGGCTGGCTGGCCATCGTGTCGTTCCCGCATCGCATGGAGCGCTTTTTGACCTTTTTAAATCCGGCCAAAGACGCCGATGGGGCGGGCTACCACATTAGCCAGGCCTTAATTGCGATTGGAAGCGGTGGCATCTTTGGTCTGGGCCTTGGCAAAAGCGTGCAGGTATACGGTTATCTACCCGAGGCCTCAAACGACTCAATTTTTGCGATTATTGGTGAGCAGTTTGGCTTAATTGGCGGCTTGGTTATTGGGGCGGTGTTCGGCCTGTTAATATACCGCGGGCTTCAGATTGCTCGCTACGCCCCTGATACTTTTAGCCGCCTGGTTGCGACCGGCATCACCTTGTTAATTTTCTTTCAAACCCTTATTAACATCGCCGCCATGCTGTCGCTGGTGCCGTTAACCGGTATTCCATTGCCGTTTATCAGCTACGGCGGGTCAAGCTTGGTGATGATGATGGTAGCGGTTGGAATTCTGTTTAATATTTCTAAGTATACGGTTTATGAAGGAGCAGCCAATGCGGATCGTAGTAGCCGGCGGGGGGACAGCCGGTCATATATCGCCGGTCTTAGCGGTCGTCGACGCCCTCGTCCAGCACGATAG
- the mraY gene encoding phospho-N-acetylmuramoyl-pentapeptide-transferase encodes MSLDFLNHAEVISITRIATVALAGFVVSMLLTPIYTRVAYKYKWWKQVRDTTTTGEKAPIFYKLHAAKHKRHIPTMGGLVIIAAIALVTVVFNLDRNQTYLPLAVLVAAGAVGLLDDWINIRGSGTGVAGLRSKIKFSLILAVAIMAALYFYYVLGYNLIHVPGVGDFDIAWLYVPLLAFVIVATANAVNITDGLDGLSGGLLSTAFGAYAIIAYFQGSYGIAGFCATVVGVMLTYTWFNIFPARFFMGDSGSFALGTTLGVVAALTNAIFILPIIGGVFVIEGGSSAIQILSKKIRKKKIFLSAPIHHHFEAIGWPETKVTMRFWVIGQILAAVGLILGLLGNKTL; translated from the coding sequence ATGTCACTCGATTTTCTGAACCATGCCGAAGTAATTTCGATCACCCGTATCGCCACCGTGGCGTTAGCCGGTTTTGTGGTCTCAATGCTGTTAACTCCCATCTATACCCGGGTGGCTTATAAGTACAAGTGGTGGAAGCAGGTCCGCGACACCACCACTACTGGCGAAAAAGCCCCAATATTTTACAAACTGCACGCCGCCAAGCATAAACGTCACATTCCAACCATGGGTGGGCTGGTAATTATAGCTGCAATCGCCCTGGTAACGGTGGTGTTCAACCTGGACCGTAACCAAACCTATCTGCCTCTTGCTGTCTTAGTAGCAGCTGGTGCGGTTGGCCTCCTTGATGACTGGATCAATATTCGCGGTAGTGGCACCGGGGTGGCCGGTTTGCGCAGCAAGATTAAGTTTAGCTTAATCTTAGCGGTTGCGATCATGGCGGCGCTCTACTTTTACTATGTTTTGGGCTATAACTTGATTCACGTTCCAGGAGTAGGTGACTTTGATATCGCCTGGTTGTACGTGCCTTTACTGGCCTTTGTGATTGTGGCCACCGCCAACGCGGTCAACATTACCGATGGTCTCGATGGCTTGTCGGGAGGGTTGCTGTCGACCGCTTTTGGTGCCTACGCCATCATCGCTTACTTCCAGGGCAGTTACGGAATCGCTGGGTTTTGCGCCACGGTTGTAGGGGTAATGTTGACCTACACTTGGTTTAATATTTTCCCGGCCCGCTTTTTTATGGGAGACTCGGGTTCGTTTGCACTGGGTACGACGCTCGGAGTTGTGGCAGCTCTCACCAACGCGATTTTTATTCTACCGATTATTGGTGGCGTGTTTGTGATTGAGGGCGGCTCTAGCGCTATTCAAATTTTGTCTAAAAAAATTCGCAAAAAGAAAATCTTTTTATCGGCTCCAATCCACCATCACTTTGAGGCGATCGGCTGGCCTGAGACCAAGGTAACCATGCGTTTTTGGGTGATTGGCCAGATTTTAGCAGCGGTCGGGCTAATCCTTGGCTTACTCGGGAACAAGACGCTATGA